aaggaagaaaaaagtgTGAATAAATGCGGTGCCACGacatataaataataaattttattatagtttttatcAATAATTAGAATCTGGACTGAAAGAAAGTTTCATGTAATTTCTAAACTCAAAGAAACTTTGGGTATGGGTTGGCTCTGGAAAACCTTGAACCTAAGTTAGTTACCTAGTCTACCatatataagataatatattagtaaggTATATCAGGCATCTCAAGGTTCCTCGACTATCACTAGATTGTATGAAGATTTAGATTACAGTTTATAACTAAGCCTTGTGCAATATTGCGTTTCAGATACTTCGTCATCCAGTCctcagacgatgatgaaatATCTAGTACAGCTTCTTCCAATAAATTGCATCAACCTTGACTATAGCGAAACGGAGAAACGGCCATGACTGCATTCTAGTCCTCAAAGTCCTTCTCCACGTCGCAAGCAGATTCTGTTCATACGACGACATTTCCGGCTGCCTCTTCTGCAAACAAAGCATATAACAAAACAAACCGGGATATGCGAGACAGTTCCTTGTATATGCTGGCCAAAACGCAGACTGGTGTCTTGCATCTAGCCCGCGTATAAACTTAATGGCTGTTTGGACAAGACCGCGACACGACTGTAAAACTGTTTCCTGTGCATGGTGATCAAGAGACGTGTTCTTATCGATTATAGGTCGGAGAAGGGCACGCAGGATAAGGATATGAGTAGTATAGTATGCGACGTAGAGGGATCTATGGCTTGTGATCGAGTCATCAGTATCAGCTTCTATACCAGCGGATTCTGACTCGAGGATTAGGGACCCAGGGAGGCTCTGGAGCCACTGTAGGAGTTGCTGACGAGGACGCCGGGCTTTTTCAAGGAGATTCTCAAGAACCTGTGGACGTGACACGGCCCGTAATGAGCTACAATTAAACCCGTGTCAGTACTGAGTAAATAAGGGATAAGAAGAACTGACAAGAATTGCCGACATATTTGGCTGGTTATCTCTGTGAGTGAGCAAAGCTGAACGAAGTAATCACAAGACAAACACTGTGCGTAGTCGGGCACGCCAGCTGTTGTATCAAACAGGAAATCCTTCTCTACCAAAGGCACCAAATTCCAATCATCGTCCGAAATCATAGAACATCGTCCATGCGTGACAGCCCGCCAAGTGTATTCTACATAAACGGCCCACCATAGTCTCCTTCGCAACCTAATCTCCCAATCCGGTAATTTCCAGCCCTTCGGATCGACATTCAACCCCAAGGATTGCGCCATAGCGAGCATCGAAGAGGCAAGGGACCAAACGAACGGATTTTCGACACATACTGCATCAAAAGGTGTATagttgagaagaaggatgtaTGTCTGAATGGTAGACAGACGGGGAAAATGGAGCTCTTTTTGTAAAGAGGTGTATGAGACTTGCCAGAGCTGCTTTATGTCTGGTTTAGAGTACGCGCTGTCGAGACATAGCTTTTCATCCCACGATGTGAAGGGAAGGGCGAGTGCGTATATCCCTGCTAGTAAGCCGGTCGATGCTGTTGAAACGAAGGCGTCCAAATCTGAAAGGACTTGAGATCGACTTAAGATAGGCAGGGACTCAAAGACGAATCTGAAATATCTAGACCCCCAAAATTGTTAGTATACAGACAGCCGTAGTTGAGGGGAGTCTGCGACTTGCAGTTTAACAAGAGCCACCCCAGTTTCCTTGTCCACCAATGATTCAAGATGATTCCTGTCATCAAGCGGGCTTATGCACTTTTCCATGACCTTTTGACCTTCGATGGATGTTGCAATTTGACTCTGCAGGAAGTGAAGTGTTGGTCCCTGGTTTTCCGACTGTTGTCTACGATAAGTGACACGGAAAAAGTCAACTTCGTCATTTTCCCCATATGGAAAATGGTTGAGTGAAAACGGATCTGATTCGTTGGAGAATCCGATGAGAGAAGATGAGCAATCTACTCTTTGATCCATGGATAATCTCTCGACTGGAATGGACTGATTAGTCGAAGCCTGTGTCGTCGTTGCTGTGTTTGGTGAATGCGCGATATTGTGAAACTCAGGCGGTGTCTGCTCGTTCACATAGTCTAAACTAGGTAGCTGGCCGTCGGTAAGAAAGTCAAATGCTTGGTCTTGATGGCTGAATGCTAGATCCCAGCCGATATCGGCTTCACCAGAGAGGATAGGCTGAGATAACATGTCAGCGATAGACGTTATACCGGTACCAGCTTCATTGACAGGAGTTTGTGTCTCTTTAGTAGCATCACAATTAGCTTGGTTTCCAAGAAGAGACAGAAACTTCCCACCGTCTAGGTTGCCATTGTCATGGTATGGTTGAGCCTCAAAAGACGTCCCGGTTTGGGCAGCAAACATAGCACTCGGAGATGGGAGGACCTCAGCCTCAGCCCGTCTACGCACACGACTATCCCTTGGCTTCTTGTTTGGATTCCCAACAAATGTACACTCCCTCCCAATGCGATCACAGAGCTGACATGGTCGCGTCGGGTCAGGGATGTTACAGAGGACTTTGCGAGCGCGGCATAAGTCGCATGGTCTTTGGGATTTTGACCGATAGCGGCGTGTTCCGGCGGCTTGACGCGTATTTTGGTTGGATTGACCCTGTGAGTAATCCATTGTGATGGCAATGTAGACGAAGACCCGAGGTTCTGGTAGAGCTAGAGGGGAttgagatgatgagatagCCGAAGCGATAACTATACAGGGCACGTGATGGCACTAGTCCACTCTGTTAGACATGACAAGATAAGATTGTAATTTTCATGAATTATACGGCGTTGGTCCCGATCCAAATCCTTTCCAGTAAGACTTTCATACTTCATGATACTGGAGGGTAACTACAATCACATCTTTACAGCGTTCCCACGGATCAATCGTCTAGATATGTCACAAGAACCAGTACAGAAACGATTCTGCCCAATATTCTTTCTAAATAAATCAcaataccagacaggtttgCTGTATTGATGTTTTTCGCCAACTTATTATTCCATAAACTTACGCACGCGACTTGTCATACCTCAAAACAGCCCCCATTAAGACACTTGCTCCAAGTGCACTGGAATGGTCAGCATCTATTCACGTTACAGCCGAGTCTCAAAAGAGAAATACATACCAATCTTCTGGTGAACAATATTCGGTAGGGTTATGACTAATACCCGATCTTGTAGGCGTAAAGATCATACTCGTAGGGCATCGAGAATTCGTATAACAGCTGTCGTGTCCAGCACCACTTATCATCGGCTTCCACAGCTTTCCAGCCTCGTTCTGCGGCAAAGTAGAACAGACGTCGGCAGCGGCTTCTTCGACAGCAGCGATGCATCCCTTGTCAAATCTCACAGCTGGACTGTCAACCAAGAGCTCCCAGTTGACTTCGCAGCCCTTTTCGCTGTCATGCTCTGAGATACGAAGGAACTCTGACTCGCATTCTTGCAATATTTTTGCGAGTACATCGTCTTGCACGTGTCGTACGTCGAGGGTGAATTTCACAGTGTGCGACATCGTGTTGATGCTACCAGGATATGTTGTGAAAATTCCTGTTGTTGCCAAACCACCAAAACGTTTGGCGATATCGCTGGCGGCGACGATAATTTTACTCACGCATAGGACTGGGTCTTTACGTGCGTAAAATGGTGTTGTGCCAGCGTGGCTATCGCGACCTCGGACTGTGATATTAAACCACTTGAATGCTTGGACACCTACGAGTAACAACGTTAACTCTAGAATACGACAGGTTAATGGTTTATAGCTTACCTTGAACGATGCCGATCTTGAGCCCTTCGTCTTCCAGGATAGGTCCCTGCTCGATATGCAACTCGAAGTGTGCTGCAAAGGGATTCGACTTGTAGGATGCTGGCACATCACCAGTGAAACCGATACGATCCAACTCTTGTTTCATAGTTTTGGGATTCGACACGAGAACTTCTTGTAGATCCCAAGCTGTTTGAAGAGGGATAACATCAGCCCATACACCCGATGCCACGGCCATACTGGGAAACcgagcaccttcttcgctaAAGTATAACTAGTCAGTAAATCACCGCGCAAGGTAGGCATCTAGAGAAACGTACTTTGTCCAGTTGACCACTCCAATAGGGCCCTCAGTCTCGACGGCATGCTTGTTCAGTGTCTTGATAACCTCAAGGCCAGCAACCACGCCCAGAATCCCATCGTAGCGACCACCAGTAGGTTGCGTGTCCAGATGAGAACCCATCATTACAGGATGTAAGTCATTGTTTTTGCCTGAGCGGATGGCGAATAGGTTGCCCATCTGATCGAAGTATGTCTTGCAGCCGAGGGACTGGGCGTAACCCATGAACCAGTGTCTGACCAGTTTGTCTGAGTCACTAAGACTAAGACGAGCCATGCCGGTTTCAGTGGGTAATCTTAGTCGATTGTTAGACCAAGCTTTCCGAGACAGAGGCTTTGCTAACTTACTTGCCCCATGGATGCGCCTTGCCGAACTCGCAGCTGTCATGTAACACTGATGCGAGGCTGAATTCGTCTACCTTTAATGGCGGCAAGTTAAGCGAGCCCATGGTTATGCTTTCTTCTCGTTACTACGAGGAGGAGTGGTTGTTCCAAGATGGGTGACGACAAAAGTAGCTACGTTGGTGGATGGAATAAAGGGATATTGTAAACCAAAGTAGGTTGTGTTGGAGGTTTCCCTATTTTGATGATTTGGTTCAGAAAATGACAAACAACTAACAAATAGAAAACCACAGCCCTCAATTTACTCTTTTAATTTACATGGTTGGCCGCCGACGGTGGTAATTCGTGAATTAATCAACAACACATTGGAGATAGCAGTCGTTCACTATCGCCCGTCGGCCGTCGGCGGACAAGACACTATTCCTGTTGAGGCGATTGACTGCTACATAGAGATTAGTGGCCTTGTACCGGCTCCGAATGCTGAATACTCCGAAACCCTCCGAATGCCCCGAGATAACAGAGAGGGATCCCTGCACCCGTTTATCTCTACATAGACCCAACGTGAGTCAAGAATGATGTTGGATACTTGAAATAGACATGAGTCGACCAGACTCTTATCATTTTTATCATACCATAGTTATCTTCCCCCTCCTCAACGTAACAACCGGAAATGTTTATGCCGCGCTCATCGTCTCCGCCGTCGGCTTTGATCAGTGACAAATGCGGGGGTGGATAAGAGAGCGCCACTTAGACCAGGGAAGCAATGATAGCTCCGATATCAGATTATCCCTGGCAGTTAATACGGTTAATAGCACAACCTAAAATATAATCTCACTGGTTTCCGGGATACTGTTGAGATCTCATATCACTCATCGAATACCGCGACAATGGAGCCTTCCGAGAAGAAAGAACTGCAGCAAACACCACTAGACCCGGACCAACATGAAGGCCAAGTAAGCGAAACGAGCAATGATGCTGAACGCAAGGTCCTTTCAAAGTTCGACAAGTTTGTTATGCCGCAGATGGCTCTGTTGGTCCTGTTTGCCTACCTCGATCGAACAAATATAGGTAGGTGATATCTCATGCCTCGAACCTACCGCGACTGACAATGATCCAGGAAATGCCCGCGTCTTTGGATTTGAAGAGGATACAGGAATGCACGGGACCCAGTTCAACGACGTATCAATGTACTTCTATATCTCCTACGTCATCTTCGAAACACCTTGGGTTCTGGCTGTCAAGAAGTTCGGTCCCGGTCGCGTCCTCGCCATAGCTATCATTAGCTGGAGTGTCATAACTCTGGGTACCGGTTTTGTTCACAGCTATGGTCAAGTCGTTGCATGCAGAGTTCTTTTAGGTTTCTTCGAAGCTGGTCTGTTTCCATCTCTCATGTTCGTCGTGTCGCAAATCTACCCCCCAGCTTCCCAAGGTAAGCGCATGGCCGTGCTCTATGTGTCGATTGCGCTGTCTGGGGCACTGGGAGGACTGATTGCATATGGCATTCAGAGTATGGGCGCTAGACACGGACTCTCTGCCTGGCGGTGGCTGTTCATTATCGAGGGTGCTATTTCACTCGTTATTGGAGCCATCTGCTGGTTGAGTTTACCCAGTTCTCCAGAGACAGCCTGGTTTCTAAGTtctgaagaaaaagaaacaatgAAACTCATCAAAGAGCGGAACAACCCGTTCAAAGAAACCGTCGAGTTTTCTTGGAAGCAGGTGGGAATGGCAGTTTCTGACCCTCTCATCTGGCTTGCGTCGATTGCCTTGTTTTGCTCTTCCATTGCACTATTTGGTTTTGGAACATTTTTACCTACCCTTCTAAAGGGCCTTGAGTAAGCGCTCAACGAAACTCCTTAATTCGCGTTACTGACAGACGCAATAGTTACACCTCTCTTGAAGCCAATTACCTCAGTATCCCGGTCTATGTTCTAGCATCAATCTTTACTGGAGCCACTACATACGTTTCCGATCGTCTCAATCGCCGAGCAGTATGCCTCATCCATTCTCCGCTTCTAGTCGTTGCTGGCTACGCAGTAGTCGTGGGTACGGGACACAAAGGGGCGGGTTTCTTCGCCATGTTTTTGGTCGGTAGTGGAGTTTACTCGTTCAACACACTCGTGGTGACGTATGATCCACAACACTTCCCCTCAAGTGTGTATCTGTACTGACAAATAACAGGTGGATATCCAACAATATCCAGCCAGATTACAAGCGCTCTGTTGCTATCGCCACCATCATATCCATAGGAAACGCTTCTGGCATGGCGGCATCACAAATCTATCCAATCCAGGACTCCCCTCGCTATGTGATGGGAAATGCAGTCTCTCTGGGAGGCGAAGTCATTGCATTAGTCTGCATTGGACTTATTTATGGCCTTCTCAAGTATCGCATGCGTCAGAAGGCGAAGCTGTTGGCGATGGGTAAAGACAGCAACGGTCAAGAGGGTGACCGGA
This Fusarium poae strain DAOMC 252244 chromosome 3, whole genome shotgun sequence DNA region includes the following protein-coding sequences:
- a CDS encoding hypothetical protein (MEROPS:MER0026469), producing MGSLNLPPLKVDEFSLASVLHDSCEFGKAHPWGKLPTETGMARLSLSDSDKLVRHWFMGYAQSLGCKTYFDQMGNLFAIRSGKNNDLHPVMMGSHLDTQPTGGRYDGILGVVAGLEVIKTLNKHAVETEGPIGVVNWTNEEGARFPSMAVASGVWADVIPLQTAWDLQEVLVSNPKTMKQELDRIGFTGDVPASYKSNPFAAHFELHIEQGPILEDEGLKIGIVQGVQAFKWFNITVRGRDSHAGTTPFYARKDPVLCVSKIIVAASDIAKRFGGLATTGIFTTYPGSINTMSHTVKFTLDVRHVQDDVLAKILQECESEFLRISEHDSEKGCEVNWELLVDSPAVRFDKGCIAAVEEAAADVCSTLPQNEAGKLWKPMISGAGHDSCYTNSRCPTSMIFTPTRSGISHNPTEYCSPEDCALGASVLMGAVLRYDKSRA
- a CDS encoding hypothetical protein (TransMembrane:12 (i38-55o84-101i108-127o139-158i170-189o201-223i270-296o308-328i335-354o360-383i395-416o428-448i)), which produces MEPSEKKELQQTPLDPDQHEGQVSETSNDAERKVLSKFDKFVMPQMALLVLFAYLDRTNIGNARVFGFEEDTGMHGTQFNDVSMYFYISYVIFETPWVLAVKKFGPGRVLAIAIISWSVITLGTGFVHSYGQVVACRVLLGFFEAGLFPSLMFVVSQIYPPASQGKRMAVLYVSIALSGALGGLIAYGIQSMGARHGLSAWRWLFIIEGAISLVIGAICWLSLPSSPETAWFLSSEEKETMKLIKERNNPFKETVEFSWKQVGMAVSDPLIWLASIALFCSSIALFGFGTFLPTLLKGLDYTSLEANYLSIPVYVLASIFTGATTYVSDRLNRRAVCLIHSPLLVVAGYAVVVGTGHKGAGFFAMFLVGSGVYSFNTLVVTWISNNIQPDYKRSVAIATIISIGNASGMAASQIYPIQDSPRYVMGNAVSLGGEVIALVCIGLIYGLLKYRMRQKAKLLAMGKDSNGQEGDRSLDFKYVF